The proteins below are encoded in one region of Sporosarcina sp. FSL K6-1508:
- a CDS encoding sporulation protein — protein sequence MVRQFTSTIEYGSMTVNTNVDGPNIAFGETLSGTVYIDGDESDELVDYIEIELLKRSETDEVIIAKQSIEIMSDIKSKETWMISFEMVPDERWENETEVQTLILKTTVHLKSGIDIQDEDEITYA from the coding sequence ATGGTTAGGCAATTTACGTCAACGATTGAATACGGGTCAATGACCGTCAATACAAACGTCGATGGACCGAATATTGCATTTGGAGAAACGCTTTCCGGTACGGTTTATATTGATGGAGATGAAAGTGACGAGCTCGTCGATTATATTGAAATCGAATTGTTAAAACGGTCGGAAACTGATGAAGTGATCATTGCAAAACAATCAATTGAAATAATGAGCGATATCAAATCAAAAGAAACTTGGATGATCTCATTTGAAATGGTGCCTGACGAGCGATGGGAGAACGAAACTGAAGTGCAAACCCTTATTTTAAAGACGACGGTTCATCTCAAAAGTGGTATTGACATTCAAGATGAAGACGAAATTACATATGCTTAA
- a CDS encoding MarR family winged helix-turn-helix transcriptional regulator has translation MDKIIPIFHSLSKSMRTIHKSSCATVSVVQSSILYEISLVTKPSMQAVAEAIGMDITTFSRQINTLEKKELVVRTPYEGDRRIYLLSLTEKGSKMMNSINEIIAAKMEMALASMNDFERETVLRSMYVLGEKLGGA, from the coding sequence ATGGATAAAATCATTCCTATTTTTCACTCATTATCGAAAAGCATGCGGACGATTCATAAATCAAGCTGTGCTACGGTTTCTGTAGTACAAAGCTCTATTCTTTATGAGATTTCATTAGTAACAAAACCATCCATGCAAGCTGTGGCTGAAGCTATCGGAATGGACATCACGACATTTTCTAGACAAATTAATACGTTAGAAAAGAAAGAGCTTGTCGTCAGAACCCCCTATGAAGGGGATCGAAGAATCTATCTCTTATCGCTAACCGAAAAGGGGAGTAAGATGATGAATTCCATCAATGAAATCATTGCTGCAAAAATGGAGATGGCATTGGCTTCTATGAATGATTTTGAACGAGAAACCGTGCTTCGTTCTATGTATGTATTAGGGGAAAAGCTAGGAGGAGCCTAA
- a CDS encoding LysR family transcriptional regulator encodes MSLVKYEIFNKVAELNSFTKTAEALGVTQSAVSHAITSLEKEFSFPLFIRNHSTITLTKNAENLLITTRKILYYNNMLRQEVDAINGLNKGTVRVGVFTSISTNWIPSIVKEMEDDYPNIEIELLEGNYTEIEQWLQSGKLDCGFINNETYLESFEIAQLKRDRLLCVVSDQSPLSKERKISIQQIESVPFIMPNYQCYHDIQKIFEKNKVTPNIRFENMNENSVFSMVENNLGISIMPEMIIPKSIDSIKAIPLEIDSYRTIGLAVRKPSSPATKKFFEVTRRWLLSKYT; translated from the coding sequence ATGAGCTTAGTTAAGTATGAAATTTTTAACAAGGTAGCAGAGCTAAATAGTTTTACTAAAACTGCAGAAGCATTGGGAGTTACTCAATCTGCTGTTAGTCATGCTATAACCAGTTTGGAAAAAGAGTTTTCTTTCCCTTTATTTATTCGTAACCACTCTACAATTACCTTGACAAAAAATGCGGAAAATCTATTAATTACTACTCGAAAAATTCTATATTACAACAACATGTTGAGACAAGAAGTGGACGCCATCAATGGTCTAAACAAAGGAACAGTAAGGGTGGGAGTTTTTACTAGTATATCAACAAATTGGATTCCGAGTATTGTTAAAGAAATGGAAGATGATTATCCTAATATAGAAATAGAACTATTGGAAGGCAACTATACAGAGATTGAGCAATGGTTACAAAGTGGAAAATTAGATTGTGGGTTTATAAATAATGAAACATATTTAGAGTCGTTTGAAATCGCGCAATTGAAGAGAGACCGCCTCTTATGTGTTGTATCAGACCAATCTCCATTAAGTAAGGAAAGAAAAATATCTATTCAACAAATCGAAAGTGTTCCTTTTATTATGCCAAATTATCAATGCTATCATGATATACAAAAAATCTTTGAGAAGAACAAAGTAACTCCTAATATTAGATTCGAAAATATGAATGAGAATTCGGTATTTTCAATGGTAGAGAATAATCTGGGGATTAGTATTATGCCAGAAATGATTATCCCGAAATCCATCGATTCTATAAAGGCTATTCCACTTGAAATAGATAGCTATCGAACGATTGGATTAGCAGTAAGAAAACCGTCCTCACCAGCAACTAAAAAATTTTTTGAAGTTACTAGAAGATGGTTACTATCTAAATATACTTAA
- a CDS encoding NAD-dependent epimerase/dehydratase family protein, translated as MQKVLITGAAGKIGQDVVNILGRQRNYQLKLADINLPTLEVFKDTNHEIIYLDVSDLAACQEAIKGIDLVIHLAGDPSPEADFYGSLLESNIKGTYNIFRASKDNNVSKVIVASSAQTIESYPLDYQVNTNSPIRPKNMYGVSKCFVEAVASYFAYAEDLQSIAIRIGAYDDYNPNGKPLSARDMSAYLSPEDFIDLLLKSMTAKDLPPFSILHGISDNRFKRLDIEETKKLVGYTPSADAFELSGIKLFDK; from the coding sequence ATGCAAAAAGTATTAATAACAGGTGCGGCAGGTAAGATTGGTCAAGATGTCGTAAACATTTTAGGTAGACAGAGAAACTACCAGTTAAAATTAGCAGATATTAACTTACCTACTTTAGAGGTTTTCAAAGATACGAATCATGAAATAATTTATTTAGATGTATCTGATTTAGCAGCTTGTCAAGAAGCAATCAAAGGGATAGATTTAGTTATACACTTAGCTGGTGATCCTTCACCAGAAGCTGATTTTTATGGCTCATTATTAGAAAGTAATATAAAGGGGACATATAATATTTTTAGGGCCTCTAAAGATAATAACGTATCCAAAGTAATAGTTGCTTCTAGTGCTCAAACAATCGAAAGCTATCCATTAGATTACCAAGTGAATACTAATTCACCTATTAGACCTAAAAATATGTACGGAGTCAGTAAATGTTTTGTAGAGGCGGTTGCTTCATATTTTGCTTATGCAGAAGATTTGCAAAGCATCGCTATCCGCATAGGAGCGTATGATGATTATAACCCAAATGGAAAACCTCTCTCAGCCCGAGATATGAGTGCATACCTAAGCCCTGAAGATTTTATTGACCTTCTTTTGAAGTCAATGACTGCAAAGGACTTACCCCCCTTTTCGATTTTACATGGTATTTCGGACAATAGGTTTAAACGACTTGATATTGAAGAAACGAAAAAATTAGTTGGGTACACCCCAAGTGCGGATGCATTTGAACTAAGCGGGATTAAGTTATTTGATAAATAG
- a CDS encoding alpha/beta fold hydrolase — protein sequence MLIYHKVIGEGYPIVMLHGWTLDHQVMLHAMEPLFEKRSGWKRIYIDLPGMGHSESQLSIQNSEDILEAILRLLDKIIPGQPFIICGNSYGGYIARGIVHSRQDTVRGLLLMAPLTIPEFDERVVPQQAILKRDNNLISHLSPEDADKFCSMGVVQGQTEWERFRNEILLPSKQSNYEFLDQIRQNGYGFTFDISYKLEYPTLVITGRQDNVVGYHDAWRLIEDYPRATFAVLDMAGHNLQIEQTDVFNVLVHNWLNRLESENFRLV from the coding sequence ATGTTGATTTACCATAAAGTAATTGGAGAAGGATATCCCATCGTTATGTTGCATGGTTGGACACTTGACCATCAAGTGATGTTACATGCAATGGAACCGTTATTCGAGAAACGAAGCGGTTGGAAGAGAATATACATAGACTTACCGGGTATGGGGCATTCCGAGTCACAATTATCTATTCAGAACTCTGAGGATATTTTAGAAGCGATATTACGTCTTTTGGACAAGATTATCCCTGGTCAACCGTTTATTATTTGTGGTAATTCATATGGCGGGTACATTGCCAGAGGTATAGTCCATTCACGGCAGGACACAGTTCGTGGATTACTGTTGATGGCGCCATTGACTATACCTGAATTCGATGAAAGGGTAGTGCCACAGCAGGCCATTCTCAAAAGAGACAACAACTTGATATCGCATTTGTCTCCAGAGGATGCTGATAAATTTTGCTCCATGGGGGTAGTGCAAGGTCAAACTGAATGGGAGAGGTTTAGAAACGAAATTTTACTTCCTTCTAAACAATCAAATTATGAATTCTTAGATCAAATTCGTCAAAATGGATATGGCTTCACCTTCGATATTTCATATAAACTTGAATATCCCACGCTAGTTATTACAGGGCGTCAGGACAATGTAGTCGGATACCACGATGCGTGGCGACTAATTGAAGATTACCCAAGAGCAACTTTTGCAGTGCTTGATATGGCTGGTCACAACTTACAAATCGAACAAACTGATGTATTTAACGTATTAGTTCATAACTGGTTAAACAGACTTGAATCGGAAAATTTTAGATTGGTGTAA